A genomic stretch from Setaria viridis chromosome 1, Setaria_viridis_v4.0, whole genome shotgun sequence includes:
- the LOC117863009 gene encoding uncharacterized protein codes for MAMAVEESTAPARFSPSSPPTVGTLLTRASAAGPPRGRDCSSPRSLLSRILHRGRRGGGGFGCRLRLFPRYCSSVAAAKEDAHATANEEHLRETAAPKVVGDQLALRESPRSSLAGKKATAAEDALPASLGLGASLVLLLSKSAAELSRMAELRAQMERLMLDVRADVRSCNGRPSGSEGHTDGASVVKGPFVRAGDDEGAVPQSAPASRGTSENAGHRDMDRMEAELEAELSRLQQASSDEEHASPWRDRELETEAKSSASSRSHSAICSGSDDDGVDDDGATDSDSDGNQDNDNEEEDELDAESNGKSPPHGGVSARELERRLHALLQSRHEARIAELESALERARRKLRETEREASRWRDTAKLATRFTDESRLR; via the exons ATGGCAatggcggtggaggagagcaccgcgccggcgcgcttCTCGCCCTCGTCGCCTCCCACAGTCGGGACGCTCCTCACCAGGGCCTCCGCCGCTGGCCCGCCCCGCGGCCGCGAttgctcctcgccgcgctcgctgCTGTCGCGCATCCTCCACAggggccgtcgcggcggcggcgggttcgggTGCCGCCTGCGCCTCTTCCCACGCTACTGCTCCAGCGTCGCGGCGGCCAAGGAGGACGCCCACGCCACCGCGAATGAGGAACATTTAAGGGAGACGGCCGCGCCCAAGGTGGTGGGAGACCAACTGGCGCTTCGCGAGTCGCCTAGGAGTTCTCTTGCTG GGAAGAaggccacggcggcggaggacgcgcTGCCGGCGAGCCTGGGTCTGGGCGCGAGCCTGGTCCTGCTGCTCTCCAAGAGCGCCGCGGAGCTGAGCAGGATGGCCGAGCTGCGCGCCCAGATGGAGCGGCTGATGCTGGACGTCAGGGCCGACGTGCGGAGCTGCAACGGCCGCCCCAGCGGGTCCGAAGGCCACACCGACGGCGCCAGTGTCGTCAAGGGGCCCTTCGTCCGCGCCGGCGACGATGAGGGCGCCGTGCCCCAGtccgcgccggcgagccgcgggaCGAGCGAAAACGCGGGGCACCGTGACATGGACCGGATGGAAGCCGAGCTTGAGGCGGAGCTGTCGCGCTTGCAGCAAGCATCGAGCGATGAGGAGCACGCGAGTCCTTGGCGTGATCGTGAACTCGAG ACGGAGGCCAAGAGCAGTGCCTCTTCGAGGAGCCACTCGGCGATCTGCTCCGGCTCTGACGACGACGGTGTCGATGACGACGGAGCAACGGACAGCGACAGCGACGGGAACCAAGACAACgacaacgaggaggaggacgagctcgACGCTGAGAGCAACGGGAAGAGCCCGCCTCACGGCGGCGTGTCGGCACGCGAGCTGGAGCGGAGGCTGCACGCGCTCCTGCAATCGCGACACGAGGCGCGGATCGCGGAGCTGGAGTCGGCGCTGGAGCGCGCGCGGCGGAAGCTGCGGGAGACGGAGCGCGAGGCGTCCCGGTGGCGCGACACCGCCAAGCTCGCCACCCGCTTCACCGACGAGTCGAGGCTCAGGTAG
- the LOC117856817 gene encoding protein STRICTOSIDINE SYNTHASE-LIKE 10: MGIIRGKKLLALAISLLAVLALLLQPCAAARPISQTGTIDGSRSLHLPLRGSLLRGPESVAFDGDGAGPYSGVSDGRVLKWNGPARGWSTYAYSPGYNAKACTASRTRPAEVTESKCGRPLGLRFHYGSGNLYIADAYKGLMRVGPGGGEATVLVTKADGVPLRFTNGVDVDQVTGEVFFTDSSMNYPRSQHERVTATGDSTGRLMKYDPNTNRVTVLQSGITYPNGIAISADRTHLVVALTGPCKLMRYWIKGTKMGTSEPLADLPGYPDNVRSDGKGGFWVALHREKMELPFGPDSHLLAVRINADGKVIQVMRGPKSVRPTEVMEKEGGELYMGSVELPYVAVVSE; encoded by the coding sequence ATGGGGATCATCAGGGGAAAGAAGCTTCTGGCGCTGGCGATCTCGTTGCTCGCCGTCCTGGCGCTACTGCTCCAGCCGTGCGCTGCGGCACGCCCCATCTCCCAAACGGGAACCATCGACGGCAGCCGGAGCCTGCACCTGCCGCTCCGCGGATCGCTGCTGCGTGGCCCGGAGAGCGTCGcgttcgacggcgacggcgccggtcCCTACAGCGGCGTCTCCGACGGCCGCGTCTTGAAGTGGAACGGGCCGGCGCGCGGCTGGTCGACCTACGCGTACAGCCCGGGTTACAACGCCAAGGCATGCACCGCGTCGAGAACTCGCCCGGCGGAAGTCACGGAGAGCAAGTGCGGCCGCCCGTTGGGCCTGCGCTTCCACTACGGGTCTGGTAACCTCTACATCGCCGACGCGTACAAGGGACTTATGCGTGttgggccgggcggcggcgaggcgacggTACTGGTTACGAAGGCTGATGGCGTGCCGCTCCGCTTCACCAACGGTGTCGATGTCGATCAGGTCACCGGAGAAGTGTTCTTCACGGACAGTAGTATGAACTACCCGCGATCCCAGCACGAGAGAGTCACGGCCACCGGTGACTCGACGGGCCGTCTCATGAAGTATGACCCGAATACAAACCGCGTCACTGTTTTGCAGTCCGGCATCACTTACCCCAATGGCATCGCCATCAGTGCTGATCGGACACACCTCGTTGTCGCACTTACTGGGCCATGCAAGTTGATGCGGTATTGGATCAAGGGTACAAAGATGGGCACATCAGAGCCGCTCGCCGATCTGCCGGGTTATCCCGACAACGTGAGGTCTGATGGTAAAGGCGGATTTTGGGTGGCGCTACATCGGGAGAAGATGGAACTACCGTTTGGTCCGGATAGCCACCTGCTCGCCGTGAGGATCAATGCTGATGGGAAAGTGATCCAAGTGATGAGAGGGCCGAAGAGCGTGAGGCCAACCGAGGTGATGGAGAAGGAAGGCGGCGAGCTGTACATGGGCTCGGTAGAACTACCTTACGTCGCTGTAGTTAGTGAATAA
- the LOC117841379 gene encoding RNA polymerase II C-terminal domain phosphatase-like 4, with product MSEMKQGGNDAAAPRCPPHPGFIRGLCFLCGVKEENTEGGAPELAIGDENEMMKQGGGEGAAAAARCPPHPGFVSGFCSLCGAKEEDAGGSASRHAVGNVHGDPAPPASATTTTVPRASDLATLLRERKLTLILDLDHTLLNSTGLDDFSPSEERNGFTSSTRDDPGMGLFRLDTYGVPVLTKLRPFARGFLEQASAMFEMHVYTLASRAYAMAAVRLLDPDGVFFGARIVSSAESTRRDMKSLDVVPGAEAAAAVILDDSDSAWPGHQENLILMDRYHYFASTCRDFGYDISSMAALNRDEREHDGSLAVVLGVLKRVHRGFFDSFLDGDFPDVREVIREVRRQVLLGCTVAFSRVNYMEDFAEDTPMWTLAERLGAVCEVDVDETVTHVVVEDPGTEKAQWARDNNKFLVNSEWIKAASFRWCRQDELDFPVTRRG from the coding sequence ATGAGCGAGATGAAGCAAGGAGGAAACGatgccgccgccccgcgctgcCCCCCGCACCCTGGATTCATCCGCGGGCTCTGCTTCCTCTGCGGGGTGAAGGAGGAGAACACGGAAGGAGGTGCTCCCGAGCTCGCCATTGGGGACGAGAACGAGATGATGAAGCAAGGAGGAGGcgaaggcgccgccgccgcggcgcgctgcCCCCCGCACCCGGGGTTCGTCAGCGGGTTCTGCTCCCTGTGCGGGGCgaaggaggaggacgcgggAGGAAGCGCCTCCAGACACGCTGTTGGGAACGTCCACGGggaccccgcgccgccggcttcGGCGACGACGACCACCGTCCCGCGCGCGTCCGACCTAGCGACCCTCCTGCGCGAGAGGAAGCTGACCCTCATCCTGGACCTGGATCACACGCTGCTCAACTCGACGGGGCTCGACGACTTCTCCCCCTCGGAGGAGCGCAATGGGTTCACGTCGAGCACCAGGGATGACCCCGGCATGGGCCTCTTCCGATTGGACACCTACGGCGTCCCCGTCCTCACCAAGCTCCGGCCGTTCGCGCGAGGCTTCCTGGAGCAGGCGAGCGCCATGTTCGAGATGCACGTGTACACCCTGGCAAGCCGGGCTTACGCGATGGCGGCCGTCAGGCTACTGGACCCGGACGGCGTCTTCTTCGGCGCGAGGATCGTGTCGAGCGCGGAGTCGACCCGGCGGGACATGAAGAGCCTCGACGTCGTCCccggcgccgaggccgccgcggcggtgatCCTCGACGATTCGGACTCTGCCTGGCCGGGGCACCAGGAGAACCTGATCCTGATGGACAGGTACCACTACTTCGCCTCTACCTGCAGGGATTTCGGCTACGACATCAGCTCCATGGCGGCGCTGAACCGGGACGAGAGGGAACACGACGGCTCGCTGGCCGTGGTGCTCGGAGTCTTGAAGCGCGTCCACCGGGGCTTCTTCGACTCGTTCCTCGACGGCGACTTCCCGGACGTCAGGGAGGTGATCCGGGAGGTGCGGCGCCAGGTGCTGCTCGGGTGCACGGTGGCGTTCAGCCGGGTGAACTATATGGAGGACTTCGCCGAGGACACCCCCATGTGGACGCTGGCCGAGCGGCTCGGCGCCGTCTGCGAGGTCGACGTCGACGAGACGGTCACCCATGTCGTCGTGGAGGATCCGGGGACCGAGAAGGCACAGTGGGCGCGGGACAACAACAAGTTTCTCGTCAACTCGGAGTGGATCAAGGCGGCGAGCTTCCGGTGGTGCCGGCAGGACGAGCTAGACTTCCCGGTGACCCGTCGAGGTTGA